In Scatophagus argus isolate fScaArg1 chromosome 5, fScaArg1.pri, whole genome shotgun sequence, a genomic segment contains:
- the foxn1 gene encoding forkhead box protein N1 isoform X2: MSDSPPFYPSSSKSQASTPQASLHTCVPCGTSCQQMAESQTKEVGGVCFTRQENNTFSLKTTAVSRRHSADETITSQSGSAQGRGSVDSDRFHPYHRQFSEGAVTAADCLQQCLSSFSCLEEACSPDTCSHGSSESAPPSWEQYNCSFQSSYPELPGIPLDPSSFRSQSYSSCSSSSPLHQVSSRQYTNNDQSNSSKYSTQLHQESTTQHLFPKPIYSYSILIFMALKNSKTGSLPVSEIYSFMTEHFPYFKTAPDGWKNSVRHNLSLNKCFVKVENKNGNSSRKGCLWALNPAKVEKMQDELHKWRRKDPITVRRSMAKPECLDRLLGDKPDKHRCLPPYTNPALLSRVAPIYSTTSASCTPAQLQLPCLSIRRPQYSHIQPQQPCYLPPAAAQPSNSFAMYSPGGQPPATGSLNSPMAGKMPPVYSTALQTEYSLGPRSMQEFPLEGETSCDIDTLNPSLTDLQLQEPPYPDQLPARHTSSRPSTKNTIRERKHRQWTTLRAAWLPEWTAPCGLFRGGESGWVSDLLYHIHLLNVKT; this comes from the exons ATGTCAGACTCACCGCCATTTTACCCCAGTAGCAGCAAGTCTCAAGCATCAACCCCTCAGGCCAGTTTACACACCTGTGTGCCCTGTGGGACCTCCTGCCAGCAGATGGCAGAATCACAG ACTAAAGAGGTTGGGGGCGTTTGCTTCACCCGGCAAGAGAACAACACCTTCAGCTTGAAGACTACAGCTGTGAGCAGGAGACACAGCGCTGATGAGACCATCACTTCACAGTCAGGTTCAGCACAAGGACGAGGCTCCGTTGACTCCGACCGTTTCCACCCGTACCATCGACAGTTTAGCGAAGGAGCAGTGACAGCCGCGGATTGCCTCCAGCAGTGCTTGTCTTCCTTCAGTTGTCTTGAGGAGGCGTGCAGCCCTGACACTTGTTCACACGGCTCAAGCGAGAGTGCACCGCCGTCTTGGGAGCAGTACAACTGCAGCTTTCAG AGTTCGTACCCAGAATTACCAGGCATACCATTAGATCCCTCCAGTTTCCGGTCTCAAAGCTACTCATCCTGCAGTTCATCAAGCCCTCTACATcag GTCTCATCTAGACAGTACACTAACAATGACCAGTCCAACAGCTCAAAATACTCCACTCAGTTACACCAGGAGAGCACCACACAACACCTCTTCCCCAAGCCCATTTACTCATACAG CATCTTGATCTTCATGGCTCTGAAGAACAGTAAAACAGGAAGCCTGCCAGTCAGTGAGATCTACAGCTTTATGACTGAACACTTCCCATATTTCAAG ACAGCTCCCGATGGATGGAAAAACTCTGTGCGTCACAACCTCTCCCTGAACAAGTGCTTTGTGAAGGTGGAGAACAAAAATGGGAACTCGTCCCGCAAAGGATGCTTGTGGGCTCTTAATCCAGCCAAGGTGGAGAAAATGCAGGATGAACTGCACAAATGGCGTCGCAAGGATCCTATCACTGTTCGCCGGAGTATGGCGAAGCCGG AATGTCTTGATCGTCTACTTGGAGATAAACCAGACAAGCACAGGTGTTTGCCGCCTTACACCAACCCAGCTTTGTTATCCAGAGTGGCCCCTATCTACAGCACCACCTCGGCCTCTTGCACACCAGCCCAGCTTCAACTGCCCTGCCTATCCATTCGGCGTCCACAATATTCACATATTCAACCTCAGCAACCCTGCTACCTTCCCCCTGCCGCTGCTCAGCCCAGCAATTCATTTGCCATGTACTCACCCGGTGGACAACCACCTGCCACTGGAAGTCTAAACTCACCCATGGCTGGTAAGATGCCGCCTGTTTACAGTACGGCCCTGCAGACTGAGTACAGCCTTGGCCCCAGGAGCATGCAGGAATTTCCCTTGGAGGGAGAAACCAGCTGTGACATCGACACGCTCAACCCCAGTCTTACTGACCTGCAGCTGCAAG AACCACCATATCCAGACCAGCTGCCTGCACGCCACACCTCCTCCCGTCCATcgacaaaaaacacaatacgAGAACgaaaacacagacagtggaCGACACTTAGAGCAGCATGGCTCCCTGAATGGACTGCACCCTGTGGTTTATTCAGGGGTGGAGAGTCTGGCTGGGTATCTGACCTCCTGTACCACATCCATCTCCTTAATGTGAAGACATGA
- the foxn1 gene encoding forkhead box protein N1 isoform X3, whose translation MSDSPPFYPSSSKSQASTPQASLHTCVPCGTSCQQMAESQTKEVGGVCFTRQENNTFSLKTTAVSRRHSADETITSQSGSAQGRGSVDSDRFHPYHRQFSEGAVTAADCLQQCLSSFSCLEEACSPDTCSHGSSESAPPSWEQYNCSFQSSYPELPGIPLDPSSFRSQSYSSCSSSSPLHQVSSRQYTNNDQSNSSKYSTQLHQESTTQHLFPKPIYSYSILIFMALKNSKTGSLPVSEIYSFMTEHFPYFKTAPDGWKNSVRHNLSLNKCFVKVENKNGNSSRKGCLWALNPAKVEKMQDELHKWRRKDPITVRRSMAKPECLDRLLGDKPDKHRCLPPYTNPALLSRVAPIYSTTSASCTPAQLQLPCLSIRRPQYSHIQPQQPCYLPPAAAQPSNSFAMYSPGGQPPATGSLNSPMAGNLWEELREDSLVSDQQITNTTLSTTSVPQNHHIQTSCLHATPPPVHRQKTQYENENTDSGRHLEQHGSLNGLHPVVYSGVESLAGYLTSCTTSISLM comes from the exons ATGTCAGACTCACCGCCATTTTACCCCAGTAGCAGCAAGTCTCAAGCATCAACCCCTCAGGCCAGTTTACACACCTGTGTGCCCTGTGGGACCTCCTGCCAGCAGATGGCAGAATCACAG ACTAAAGAGGTTGGGGGCGTTTGCTTCACCCGGCAAGAGAACAACACCTTCAGCTTGAAGACTACAGCTGTGAGCAGGAGACACAGCGCTGATGAGACCATCACTTCACAGTCAGGTTCAGCACAAGGACGAGGCTCCGTTGACTCCGACCGTTTCCACCCGTACCATCGACAGTTTAGCGAAGGAGCAGTGACAGCCGCGGATTGCCTCCAGCAGTGCTTGTCTTCCTTCAGTTGTCTTGAGGAGGCGTGCAGCCCTGACACTTGTTCACACGGCTCAAGCGAGAGTGCACCGCCGTCTTGGGAGCAGTACAACTGCAGCTTTCAG AGTTCGTACCCAGAATTACCAGGCATACCATTAGATCCCTCCAGTTTCCGGTCTCAAAGCTACTCATCCTGCAGTTCATCAAGCCCTCTACATcag GTCTCATCTAGACAGTACACTAACAATGACCAGTCCAACAGCTCAAAATACTCCACTCAGTTACACCAGGAGAGCACCACACAACACCTCTTCCCCAAGCCCATTTACTCATACAG CATCTTGATCTTCATGGCTCTGAAGAACAGTAAAACAGGAAGCCTGCCAGTCAGTGAGATCTACAGCTTTATGACTGAACACTTCCCATATTTCAAG ACAGCTCCCGATGGATGGAAAAACTCTGTGCGTCACAACCTCTCCCTGAACAAGTGCTTTGTGAAGGTGGAGAACAAAAATGGGAACTCGTCCCGCAAAGGATGCTTGTGGGCTCTTAATCCAGCCAAGGTGGAGAAAATGCAGGATGAACTGCACAAATGGCGTCGCAAGGATCCTATCACTGTTCGCCGGAGTATGGCGAAGCCGG AATGTCTTGATCGTCTACTTGGAGATAAACCAGACAAGCACAGGTGTTTGCCGCCTTACACCAACCCAGCTTTGTTATCCAGAGTGGCCCCTATCTACAGCACCACCTCGGCCTCTTGCACACCAGCCCAGCTTCAACTGCCCTGCCTATCCATTCGGCGTCCACAATATTCACATATTCAACCTCAGCAACCCTGCTACCTTCCCCCTGCCGCTGCTCAGCCCAGCAATTCATTTGCCATGTACTCACCCGGTGGACAACCACCTGCCACTGGAAGTCTAAACTCACCCATGGCTG gtAACTTATGGGAGGAGTTAAGGGAGGACAGCCTCGTATCTGATCAACAAATCACCAACACGACCCTGTCCACTACTTCTGTCCCGCAGAACCACCATATCCAGACCAGCTGCCTGCACGCCACACCTCCTCCCGTCCATcgacaaaaaacacaatacgAGAACgaaaacacagacagtggaCGACACTTAGAGCAGCATGGCTCCCTGAATGGACTGCACCCTGTGGTTTATTCAGGGGTGGAGAGTCTGGCTGGGTATCTGACCTCCTGTACCACATCCATCTCCTTAATGTGA
- the foxn1 gene encoding forkhead box protein N1 isoform X1 translates to MSDSPPFYPSSSKSQASTPQASLHTCVPCGTSCQQMAESQTKEVGGVCFTRQENNTFSLKTTAVSRRHSADETITSQSGSAQGRGSVDSDRFHPYHRQFSEGAVTAADCLQQCLSSFSCLEEACSPDTCSHGSSESAPPSWEQYNCSFQSSYPELPGIPLDPSSFRSQSYSSCSSSSPLHQVSSRQYTNNDQSNSSKYSTQLHQESTTQHLFPKPIYSYSILIFMALKNSKTGSLPVSEIYSFMTEHFPYFKTAPDGWKNSVRHNLSLNKCFVKVENKNGNSSRKGCLWALNPAKVEKMQDELHKWRRKDPITVRRSMAKPECLDRLLGDKPDKHRCLPPYTNPALLSRVAPIYSTTSASCTPAQLQLPCLSIRRPQYSHIQPQQPCYLPPAAAQPSNSFAMYSPGGQPPATGSLNSPMAGKMPPVYSTALQTEYSLGPRSMQEFPLEGETSCDIDTLNPSLTDLQLQGNLWEELREDSLVSDQQITNTTLSTTSVPQNHHIQTSCLHATPPPVHRQKTQYENENTDSGRHLEQHGSLNGLHPVVYSGVESLAGYLTSCTTSISLM, encoded by the exons ATGTCAGACTCACCGCCATTTTACCCCAGTAGCAGCAAGTCTCAAGCATCAACCCCTCAGGCCAGTTTACACACCTGTGTGCCCTGTGGGACCTCCTGCCAGCAGATGGCAGAATCACAG ACTAAAGAGGTTGGGGGCGTTTGCTTCACCCGGCAAGAGAACAACACCTTCAGCTTGAAGACTACAGCTGTGAGCAGGAGACACAGCGCTGATGAGACCATCACTTCACAGTCAGGTTCAGCACAAGGACGAGGCTCCGTTGACTCCGACCGTTTCCACCCGTACCATCGACAGTTTAGCGAAGGAGCAGTGACAGCCGCGGATTGCCTCCAGCAGTGCTTGTCTTCCTTCAGTTGTCTTGAGGAGGCGTGCAGCCCTGACACTTGTTCACACGGCTCAAGCGAGAGTGCACCGCCGTCTTGGGAGCAGTACAACTGCAGCTTTCAG AGTTCGTACCCAGAATTACCAGGCATACCATTAGATCCCTCCAGTTTCCGGTCTCAAAGCTACTCATCCTGCAGTTCATCAAGCCCTCTACATcag GTCTCATCTAGACAGTACACTAACAATGACCAGTCCAACAGCTCAAAATACTCCACTCAGTTACACCAGGAGAGCACCACACAACACCTCTTCCCCAAGCCCATTTACTCATACAG CATCTTGATCTTCATGGCTCTGAAGAACAGTAAAACAGGAAGCCTGCCAGTCAGTGAGATCTACAGCTTTATGACTGAACACTTCCCATATTTCAAG ACAGCTCCCGATGGATGGAAAAACTCTGTGCGTCACAACCTCTCCCTGAACAAGTGCTTTGTGAAGGTGGAGAACAAAAATGGGAACTCGTCCCGCAAAGGATGCTTGTGGGCTCTTAATCCAGCCAAGGTGGAGAAAATGCAGGATGAACTGCACAAATGGCGTCGCAAGGATCCTATCACTGTTCGCCGGAGTATGGCGAAGCCGG AATGTCTTGATCGTCTACTTGGAGATAAACCAGACAAGCACAGGTGTTTGCCGCCTTACACCAACCCAGCTTTGTTATCCAGAGTGGCCCCTATCTACAGCACCACCTCGGCCTCTTGCACACCAGCCCAGCTTCAACTGCCCTGCCTATCCATTCGGCGTCCACAATATTCACATATTCAACCTCAGCAACCCTGCTACCTTCCCCCTGCCGCTGCTCAGCCCAGCAATTCATTTGCCATGTACTCACCCGGTGGACAACCACCTGCCACTGGAAGTCTAAACTCACCCATGGCTGGTAAGATGCCGCCTGTTTACAGTACGGCCCTGCAGACTGAGTACAGCCTTGGCCCCAGGAGCATGCAGGAATTTCCCTTGGAGGGAGAAACCAGCTGTGACATCGACACGCTCAACCCCAGTCTTACTGACCTGCAGCTGCAAG gtAACTTATGGGAGGAGTTAAGGGAGGACAGCCTCGTATCTGATCAACAAATCACCAACACGACCCTGTCCACTACTTCTGTCCCGCAGAACCACCATATCCAGACCAGCTGCCTGCACGCCACACCTCCTCCCGTCCATcgacaaaaaacacaatacgAGAACgaaaacacagacagtggaCGACACTTAGAGCAGCATGGCTCCCTGAATGGACTGCACCCTGTGGTTTATTCAGGGGTGGAGAGTCTGGCTGGGTATCTGACCTCCTGTACCACATCCATCTCCTTAATGTGA